A single Pseudanabaenaceae cyanobacterium SKYG29 DNA region contains:
- a CDS encoding acyl-CoA thioesterase — protein MTYSAPIFTYQIDFAGHVNNGVYFQWLEEARQLLLAQVGLPIPQLLEGGIIPIIANFAIEYRHPLYLHNTMHLQMWCGEVSYASVMIVGEIRNEHSTLIATSKQKALFINAQTRKPQRFTPEQRTKFLLYKGE, from the coding sequence TTGACCTATAGTGCCCCGATTTTCACCTATCAGATTGACTTTGCTGGTCACGTGAACAACGGCGTCTATTTCCAGTGGCTAGAGGAGGCAAGGCAATTGCTACTAGCGCAGGTGGGATTGCCCATCCCCCAGCTCCTCGAAGGAGGTATCATCCCTATCATAGCTAATTTTGCTATTGAGTACAGACATCCCCTCTACCTCCATAACACTATGCACCTGCAGATGTGGTGTGGGGAAGTGAGTTATGCCTCTGTCATGATTGTGGGAGAAATTCGCAATGAGCACAGCACCTTAATTGCTACATCTAAGCAAAAAGCACTATTCATCAACGCGCAAACCCGCAAGCCCCAACGCTTTACCCCTGAACAGCGGACAAAGTTCCTCCTATACAAAGGGGAATGA
- a CDS encoding DUF6464 family protein, translating into MDWMDSLNNGLPVELRSHDRLIARLILDHQPQPGQCIEVEGNLYRILERRHLYRLQKGKYRLYKATLAVQPLERGELYEWEGRWVLGNPNCRYSARSELVRCAVYPAGPCSNCPHFEGL; encoded by the coding sequence ATGGACTGGATGGACTCTCTCAATAACGGTTTGCCAGTGGAGTTGCGTTCCCACGATCGGCTTATTGCTAGGCTAATTCTTGACCATCAACCCCAACCAGGGCAGTGCATCGAGGTAGAGGGCAATCTGTACCGCATTTTGGAGCGCCGTCACCTCTACCGTTTGCAGAAAGGCAAGTATCGGCTTTACAAAGCGACTCTAGCTGTGCAACCCCTGGAGAGAGGGGAGCTGTACGAGTGGGAGGGACGTTGGGTGCTAGGGAATCCCAATTGCAGGTATAGTGCCCGCTCGGAGTTAGTGCGTTGTGCTGTCTATCCCGCTGGTCCCTGTAGTAACTGCCCCCACTTTGAGGGACTCTAG
- a CDS encoding 3-isopropylmalate dehydratase translates to MTKIIRGPVFVVDDNIDTDQIIPAEYLTLVPSNPEEYEKLGSYALSGLPDRYGKFVELGEMKTKYPIVIAGENFGCGSSREHAPIALGAAGVEAVVAQSYARIFFRNCAATGELYPWECETRLCEEFQTGHLATIDFDQNLIHNETTGKTYPLRPLGEIRPVIEAGGLFAYARQTGMIPNRA, encoded by the coding sequence ATGACGAAAATCATCCGTGGTCCAGTTTTTGTTGTGGATGACAACATCGATACTGACCAAATCATCCCAGCCGAGTACCTGACCCTTGTTCCTTCTAATCCGGAAGAGTACGAAAAATTGGGGAGCTATGCCCTCAGTGGCTTACCCGATCGCTACGGCAAATTTGTGGAACTAGGGGAGATGAAGACCAAATACCCGATCGTAATTGCGGGGGAAAATTTCGGCTGTGGTTCATCGCGGGAACATGCCCCCATAGCCCTAGGAGCAGCAGGAGTAGAAGCCGTAGTCGCCCAATCCTATGCCCGCATCTTCTTCCGTAACTGCGCCGCCACAGGGGAACTCTACCCATGGGAGTGCGAAACCCGCCTCTGTGAAGAATTCCAAACCGGACACCTAGCCACGATCGATTTTGATCAAAACCTCATACATAACGAAACCACAGGAAAAACCTATCCCTTACGTCCCCTGGGAGAAATTCGCCCCGTTATTGAAGCTGGGGGACTATTCGCCTACGCGCGCCAGACTGGAATGATTCCCAACCGTGCCTAA
- a CDS encoding Uma2 family endonuclease → MTVLNLEPIGKITLAEFEKLCKANPDLRLELTAAGELIVMPPAGGETSNRNFEIGVELGMWNRRVGKGKAFDSSAGFILPNKAVRSPDLAWVTLEKWNSLTPTQRQKFLPLCPDFVMELLSPSDNWQAGLIKMQEYMDNGCRLGWLIDPQTKKVAIYRPHRPPEILTAPATLSGEDVLENFTLSLSFLW, encoded by the coding sequence ATGACTGTGTTAAATCTGGAACCGATCGGTAAAATAACCCTGGCGGAGTTTGAGAAACTGTGTAAGGCTAATCCTGATTTGAGGTTAGAATTGACAGCGGCAGGAGAATTAATTGTTATGCCCCCCGCTGGTGGAGAGACTAGCAACAGAAATTTTGAAATTGGTGTAGAGTTAGGTATGTGGAATCGACGTGTTGGCAAGGGAAAAGCTTTTGATTCATCTGCTGGTTTCATATTACCAAATAAAGCTGTACGTTCTCCTGATTTAGCTTGGGTTACTTTGGAAAAATGGAATAGCCTGACTCCTACACAGCGACAAAAATTTCTTCCCCTTTGTCCCGACTTTGTCATGGAATTACTTTCCCCTTCTGATAATTGGCAAGCTGGTCTAATCAAGATGCAAGAATACATGGATAACGGCTGTCGGCTGGGGTGGTTGATTGACCCTCAAACTAAGAAAGTAGCTATCTATCGCCCCCACAGACCGCCTGAAATTCTCACAGCTCCTGCCACTCTCTCAGGGGAAGATGTCCTGGAAAACTTTACTCTCTCTCTGTCATTTCTGTGGTAA
- a CDS encoding Uma2 family endonuclease encodes MTVLNLEPIGKVTLAEFEKLCKANPDLRLELTATGELVVMPPAGGETSNRNAEIVTDISIWNRSSQRGKVFDSSAGFVLPNGAVRSPDAAWVPLQKWDSLTTEERQKFLPLCPDFVIDLLSPSDSWQSGLAKMQEYMDNGCRLGWLIDPQTKKVAIYRPHRLPEILTAPATLSGEDVLENFTLSLSFLW; translated from the coding sequence ATGACTGTATTAAACTTGGAACCGATCGGTAAGGTAACCCTAGCAGAGTTTGAGAAGCTGTGTAAGGCTAATCCTGATTTGAGGTTAGAATTGACGGCTACGGGAGAGTTAGTTGTTATGCCCCCCGCTGGTGGTGAAACTAGTAATCGGAATGCCGAAATAGTAACGGACATTAGTATTTGGAACCGCTCTAGTCAGAGGGGGAAAGTATTTGATTCTTCTGCTGGTTTCGTTCTTCCCAATGGAGCTGTGCGTTCCCCCGATGCTGCTTGGGTTCCTCTGCAAAAATGGGACAGCTTGACTACTGAAGAGCGCCAAAAATTCTTACCTCTCTGCCCTGATTTTGTGATAGATCTGCTTTCCCCTTCTGACAGTTGGCAAAGTGGTTTAGCTAAGATGCAAGAATACATGGACAATGGCTGTCGGCTGGGCTGGTTGATCGACCCTCAAACTAAGAAAGTAGCTATCTATCGCCCCCACAGACTACCTGAAATTCTTACTGCTCCCGCTACTCTTTCTGGAGAAGATGTCCTGGAAAACTTTACTCTCTCTCTATCATTTCTGTGGTAA
- the bchM gene encoding magnesium protoporphyrin IX methyltransferase, whose product MDKLTRRDNDKEVVKEYFNGVGFERWRRIYGTEPVNSVQADIRLGHQQTIDRVLTWLKEEGSLENISICDVGCGTGSLSLPLAQLGAKVWANDISARMVEVAKSQAVNPDNPQFQVADLEQITGTYDTVICLDVLIHYPLADAQRMIKHLASLSTHRLILSFAPKTLYYAILKKIGSLFPGASKATRAYLHPESAIRQTLAAAGFTVTKDAMQKTKFYFSRLLLAERKT is encoded by the coding sequence ATCGACAAGCTCACCAGACGAGATAATGATAAAGAGGTGGTCAAGGAGTACTTTAACGGTGTAGGCTTCGAGCGGTGGCGGCGCATCTATGGTACAGAACCAGTCAATTCCGTGCAAGCGGATATTCGCCTGGGACATCAACAAACGATCGATCGGGTGCTCACCTGGCTAAAAGAAGAGGGCAGTTTAGAAAACATCAGTATTTGTGATGTGGGTTGTGGCACAGGTAGTTTAAGTCTTCCCCTAGCACAACTAGGAGCAAAAGTTTGGGCAAATGACATTTCTGCCAGGATGGTAGAAGTAGCGAAATCCCAAGCAGTTAATCCTGACAATCCCCAGTTCCAAGTTGCTGACCTAGAGCAAATTACAGGTACTTACGATACAGTTATCTGTCTGGATGTCCTTATTCACTATCCCCTGGCAGATGCCCAAAGAATGATCAAGCATCTTGCTAGTTTGAGCACCCACCGTCTGATTTTAAGCTTTGCCCCCAAGACTCTTTACTACGCCATCCTCAAAAAAATTGGCTCCCTTTTCCCTGGGGCTAGTAAAGCTACTCGCGCCTACCTCCATCCTGAAAGTGCAATCCGCCAAACTCTAGCAGCCGCGGGATTCACTGTCACCAAAGACGCGATGCAGAAAACAAAGTTTTACTTCTCCCGTCTATTGCTAGCGGAGCGTAAAACCTAA
- a CDS encoding NAD(P)H-quinone oxidoreductase subunit N → MPLLTTTKILQDIEKYGALGMYVPPEGGYEGRFQRLLRNSGYEVLFITARGLGDVAAYLTGIHGVRPPHLGKQPGPPNVRRYFLPPKIQYRLANLSPKSKGLLVWLIEGKFLSRQEWQVIANIPQQDSRVKIVLEVGSGREVYWKPLAELVQQAA, encoded by the coding sequence ATGCCATTGTTGACTACTACCAAGATTCTGCAGGATATTGAAAAGTATGGGGCACTGGGGATGTATGTCCCGCCAGAGGGGGGCTATGAGGGTCGTTTCCAGCGACTGTTGCGCAATTCTGGCTACGAAGTTTTGTTTATCACAGCACGAGGGCTAGGGGATGTGGCTGCCTACTTGACAGGCATTCATGGTGTTCGCCCTCCCCACTTGGGTAAGCAACCAGGCCCACCAAATGTGAGGCGTTATTTCCTTCCCCCCAAAATTCAATACCGCTTGGCAAATCTCTCTCCTAAATCCAAGGGTTTGCTAGTCTGGCTAATTGAGGGTAAATTTCTCTCGCGCCAAGAGTGGCAAGTAATTGCCAACATTCCCCAACAGGATAGCCGTGTCAAAATTGTCTTGGAAGTGGGTAGTGGGCGGGAAGTATACTGGAAACCCCTGGCAGAACTAGTGCAGCAAGCGGCGTGA
- the tadA gene encoding tRNA adenosine(34) deaminase TadA: MLHGSRELTEHTYWMEQALELARQAGAAGEIPVGAVIVDDQDNVLAKANNRKERDGDPLAHAEILAIQQATRVLQCRYLLNCRLYVTLEPCPMCAGAIVLARLGMVIYGAADSKTGAMGSVLDIPRSPAAFHSVTVIKGVKDRECRELMQSWFRQLRAAKKQEKG; encoded by the coding sequence ATGTTACACGGTTCCCGTGAGCTAACCGAACACACCTATTGGATGGAGCAAGCCCTAGAGCTAGCGCGACAAGCAGGAGCAGCGGGAGAGATTCCTGTAGGAGCGGTGATAGTTGATGACCAAGATAATGTCCTTGCCAAGGCAAACAACCGCAAAGAAAGGGACGGTGACCCCCTCGCCCACGCCGAAATTTTAGCCATTCAGCAAGCTACCCGCGTTCTGCAATGTCGCTATTTACTCAACTGTCGTCTTTATGTCACGTTGGAACCCTGTCCCATGTGTGCCGGCGCGATCGTTTTAGCCCGTCTGGGCATGGTCATCTACGGGGCTGCTGATAGCAAAACGGGGGCTATGGGGTCTGTTTTAGATATTCCCCGCAGTCCTGCCGCTTTTCACAGTGTGACAGTGATTAAAGGCGTGAAAGACAGAGAATGTCGTGAATTGATGCAATCTTGGTTTCGGCAACTGCGAGCTGCTAAGAAACAGGAGAAAGGATAA
- the nrdR gene encoding transcriptional regulator NrdR, whose translation MRCPFCRHPDSRVLESRSVEDGSIRRRRECLNPSCRRRFTTYERIEFVPITVIKRDGSHESFDRSKLLRGIVRACEKTDVTEEQIQGIVDEIEALLQSRGDRKITVTSAEIGEMVLCYLRTLNEVAYVRFASVYRQFKGVKDFADTLRLLELESLKVGAVTTGTSGIDSTTH comes from the coding sequence ATGCGCTGCCCTTTCTGCCGCCATCCTGACAGCAGAGTCCTAGAATCCCGATCGGTGGAAGATGGTAGCATAAGAAGGCGGCGGGAATGCCTCAATCCCAGTTGTCGGCGGCGCTTTACTACCTACGAGCGGATCGAATTTGTGCCGATTACTGTAATTAAGCGGGATGGCAGTCATGAATCCTTCGATCGTTCCAAGCTCCTGCGAGGAATTGTGCGTGCTTGCGAAAAGACAGATGTTACAGAAGAGCAAATTCAGGGGATTGTGGATGAGATCGAAGCACTGTTACAGAGTCGGGGCGATCGGAAGATTACCGTCACCAGTGCGGAAATTGGGGAGATGGTGCTATGCTACCTGCGTACACTCAACGAAGTTGCCTACGTACGGTTTGCCTCCGTCTATCGTCAGTTCAAGGGTGTGAAGGACTTTGCTGACACATTGCGCCTACTGGAACTAGAGTCCCTCAAAGTGGGGGCAGTTACTACAGGGACCAGCGGGATAGACAGCACAACGCACTAA
- a CDS encoding Uma2 family endonuclease has product MSVLNLEPIGKVTLAKFEKLCKANPDLRLELTATGELVVMPPAGGETGSYNAELNADLVLWNRVSGKGRVFDSSTGFVLPNGAVRSPDAAWVSMERWNSLTPEERKKFLPLCPDFVLELLSPSDDWQSGLTKMQEYMDNGCRLGWLIDPESQRVAIYRSNKAPEILTAPAALSGEDVLENFTLSLSFLWQL; this is encoded by the coding sequence ATGAGTGTATTAAATCTGGAACCGATCGGTAAAGTAACCCTAGCAAAGTTTGAGAAGCTGTGTAAGGCTAATCCTGATTTGAGGTTAGAATTGACGGCTACGGGAGAGTTAGTTGTTATGCCCCCCGCTGGTGGTGAAACTGGTAGCTATAATGCGGAGTTAAATGCAGATTTAGTTTTGTGGAATCGTGTTAGTGGCAAAGGTAGGGTATTTGATTCTTCCACTGGATTTGTACTACCTAATGGGGCAGTGCGTTCTCCCGATGCTGCTTGGGTGAGTATGGAAAGATGGAACAGTTTGACTCCCGAGGAGCGCAAAAAATTCTTGCCCCTGTGCCCGGATTTCGTCCTAGAATTACTATCTCCCTCTGACGATTGGCAAAGTGGTCTAACCAAGATGCAAGAATACATGGACAATGGTTGTCGGTTGGGGTGGCTGATTGACCCAGAAAGCCAACGCGTAGCAATTTATCGCTCTAACAAAGCTCCTGAAATTCTCACAGCTCCGGCTGCTCTCTCAGGGGAAGATGTCCTGGAAAACTTTACTCTCTCTTTATCATTTCTGTGGCAGTTATGA
- a CDS encoding tetratricopeptide repeat protein, which yields METPLALSYLLLLIAILAVVGFLVVREILRNRELEKVISELQPKLQKQKGTPEEHYELGSVYLKKKLYAAAIKELQQAIKKSPSPFPEALNALGYAYFCQEQYDLAIKTYKEAVEAKPDYTVAWNNLGHAYEKKKLIPQAIEAYQKTITIDANNKTAQQRLESLQKRV from the coding sequence ATGGAAACACCCTTAGCCCTTTCCTATTTGCTTTTGTTGATAGCGATATTGGCAGTTGTAGGTTTCTTAGTAGTCAGGGAAATTCTGCGCAATCGCGAATTAGAAAAAGTGATCAGCGAGCTGCAACCCAAGTTACAAAAACAAAAAGGTACGCCAGAGGAACACTATGAATTAGGTAGCGTCTATCTCAAAAAGAAACTCTATGCTGCCGCTATTAAAGAACTACAACAAGCCATCAAAAAATCCCCGTCTCCTTTTCCCGAAGCCCTTAACGCCTTGGGCTATGCCTACTTCTGCCAGGAACAGTATGACCTTGCCATCAAAACCTACAAAGAAGCTGTTGAAGCTAAACCTGACTATACTGTTGCCTGGAACAACCTTGGTCATGCCTACGAGAAGAAAAAATTGATTCCCCAAGCGATTGAGGCCTATCAAAAAACAATAACGATCGATGCTAACAACAAAACTGCCCAACAGAGACTAGAGTCTTTACAGAAACGGGTATGA
- a CDS encoding DUF3352 domain-containing protein encodes MVAPRKKRQTTFSRWWLILLLLPIAGVGLGLWFGWSRQQVVNLDYVATLLPQTTEVLCTVDMTPQAWSFVHKSVAPSAREVLAKSLDRLPVMRMVQQAGLDWQRHVQPWSRGMVGLALLGSSQDESTAVAVLIPAQSTAGAKDFIRRYQGSWSQSEERSYEGIIYQQNSNPDRSEVVALVKDAVVIASHPQALFQIIDVAQNRQPALAALAVWQSSSSLKLQTETTDRLLLHGLVRQNTNLFADKTRLKEPEAFSFALTTLPQGLHVKFQTYFRNPLPPISDRESKLVALLPAQTFFYVSGWQLRESWLFFTNVFADQTKITEWRNSLLSEAGLDLEQDVFGWMQGEWGIAGIPTQTGVLGKTTGFGLVFLAEGGRQASQRFFEQLDNLAVNSQGGLLPKGVTLQGKNDRTLWLVGKSVAASHGAVGGYNFWAMGELGDQIKFNNSLLSDAKWQRSVAGLPQTNGGYFYLDMGVARALFSNNIAPPEWQAQDWFKETMAILNSIDAITFTQTRVDDRTTRLEGQIILSPVS; translated from the coding sequence ATGGTTGCCCCTAGGAAGAAAAGACAGACTACCTTTAGTCGTTGGTGGTTGATACTCCTACTATTGCCAATCGCTGGTGTGGGTTTGGGTTTATGGTTCGGCTGGTCCCGTCAGCAGGTGGTTAATCTGGACTACGTTGCTACTCTCTTGCCTCAAACTACAGAGGTTTTGTGCACAGTGGATATGACTCCCCAGGCTTGGTCGTTTGTCCATAAGTCTGTTGCCCCCAGTGCTAGGGAAGTCCTGGCAAAAAGCCTCGATCGTTTACCTGTAATGAGGATGGTGCAACAGGCGGGATTAGACTGGCAAAGGCATGTACAGCCCTGGTCAAGGGGCATGGTGGGTTTGGCTCTTTTAGGTAGTAGTCAGGATGAGAGTACAGCCGTGGCGGTGCTTATACCTGCTCAGAGTACAGCGGGGGCAAAGGATTTTATCAGACGTTATCAGGGGAGCTGGAGTCAAAGTGAAGAACGTAGCTATGAAGGGATTATCTATCAGCAAAATAGTAACCCCGATCGTTCAGAAGTTGTTGCCCTAGTCAAGGATGCAGTGGTTATCGCTAGTCACCCCCAAGCCTTGTTCCAGATCATTGATGTGGCACAAAACAGACAACCGGCTTTAGCAGCTTTAGCAGTTTGGCAGTCATCAAGCTCGCTCAAATTGCAGACAGAAACTACCGATCGGTTACTCCTCCATGGTCTGGTGAGACAGAATACCAATTTATTTGCTGATAAAACTCGGCTAAAAGAACCAGAAGCTTTCTCTTTTGCCCTGACAACACTGCCGCAGGGATTACATGTCAAATTCCAGACCTACTTCCGTAACCCTCTACCCCCCATTTCTGATAGAGAGTCCAAGCTGGTTGCTCTGCTGCCAGCACAAACATTCTTCTATGTGAGCGGCTGGCAACTGAGGGAGAGTTGGTTGTTTTTCACTAATGTTTTCGCCGATCAGACAAAAATTACGGAATGGCGCAATTCTCTGCTCAGTGAAGCAGGTTTAGACCTGGAACAGGATGTTTTTGGTTGGATGCAGGGGGAATGGGGTATCGCAGGAATACCTACCCAAACTGGTGTACTAGGTAAAACCACGGGGTTTGGTCTGGTTTTTTTGGCGGAAGGGGGTAGACAGGCAAGTCAGCGTTTTTTTGAGCAGTTGGATAATTTGGCAGTTAATTCCCAGGGTGGGTTGTTACCCAAGGGTGTGACTTTGCAGGGAAAAAATGACCGCACTCTGTGGTTAGTCGGTAAATCAGTTGCGGCTAGTCATGGCGCAGTTGGTGGATATAACTTCTGGGCAATGGGGGAATTGGGGGATCAAATTAAGTTCAATAATTCACTGTTAAGCGATGCTAAATGGCAACGATCGGTGGCAGGTTTGCCGCAGACAAATGGCGGTTATTTCTATCTAGATATGGGGGTGGCACGGGCTTTGTTTAGTAACAATATTGCTCCTCCAGAATGGCAAGCTCAGGATTGGTTCAAGGAGACAATGGCAATTCTCAACTCCATTGACGCAATTACCTTTACACAAACTCGTGTTGACGATCGTACAACTCGCTTAGAAGGGCAGATTATCCTTTCTCCTGTTTCTTAG
- a CDS encoding Uma2 family endonuclease, which translates to MTVLNLEPIGRVTLAEFEKLCAANPDLRLELTAAGELVIMPPAGGETSNQNAEIVIDLGNWNRAKKQGRVFDSSAGFILPNGAVRSPNAAWIPLQKWDNLTAEERQKFLPLCPDFVIELLSPSDSWQGGLAKMQEYMDNGCRLGWLIDPKTKKVAIYRPHKPPEILTAPPTLSGEDVLAGFTLSLSFLW; encoded by the coding sequence ATGACTGTGTTAAATCTGGAACCGATCGGTAGGGTAACCCTAGCAGAGTTTGAGAAACTATGTGCTGCTAATCCTGATTTGAGGTTAGAATTGACGGCGGCAGGAGAGTTAGTTATCATGCCCCCCGCTGGTGGTGAAACTAGTAATCAGAACGCTGAAATAGTGATAGACCTTGGTAACTGGAATCGGGCAAAGAAACAAGGAAGAGTATTTGATTCTTCTGCTGGTTTTATTCTCCCCAATGGAGCGGTGCGTTCCCCTAATGCTGCCTGGATTCCCCTACAAAAGTGGGATAATTTAACTGCGGAAGAACGACAAAAATTCTTACCTCTCTGCCCTGATTTTGTGATAGAGTTACTTTCGCCTTCCGATAGTTGGCAAGGTGGTCTAGCTAAGATGCAAGAATACATGGATAACGGTTGTCGGCTGGGGTGGTTGATTGACCCCAAAACAAAGAAAGTAGCCATCTATCGTCCCCACAAACCGCCTGAAATTCTTACTGCTCCTCCCACTCTTTCTGGGGAAGATGTCTTAGCAGGATTTACACTCTCCCTGTCATTTTTGTGGTAA